A region of Bacteroidales bacterium DNA encodes the following proteins:
- a CDS encoding DUF5723 family protein: MRNFYKQKLLVLVFLLGPVGFSLAQDFLPALSDNYMGINQVFLQPAAIADSRFKLDINVFGFNNDIYNDMIRFKSTGVLNPFSILTDNNWWEDNSYMTSPNGKDKTAFVSQSVLGPGFLISIGQKQAFGFTSRLRNIVNADDLSEPLSRSIYEDFTDPLYWDKWYHDENLRVSHHMFVDYGLSYATELVNTGANFLKAGVTVKLLQGLGAAYVQSEDFYYYFHKQDETGNDADYMSWNSPYANSGVSGNWGGYDDNGKYKFYLDYKFAAKPSVGLDLGVVYELRPKYKDYRYNMDGQTDLEMKNKNKYLLKIGVSVLDIGRLRYEKEYKSTDFTAAFSPNYINNDTLNTHWMNIEEVHFGFPPYVNFADTVNERINNEQGMEKGSKNEDIFTVKLPTALSLQVDVKIVSGLYVNLTTFTGLNQGYSKVNNSHYMSNYSITPRFESKWFTVSVPLQYNQFQKFNVGLGVRAAFVYFGINNIFSGLFSDPYGSSIYLGVKIPFFQGKPPADRDNDGVSDKKDKCPTTPGLWEFYGCPDRDGDGVADSEDACPDIPGLKEFLGCPDTDGDGVSDLDDKCPNVPGPKITNGCPDRDNDGVVDDQDECPDAAGPVELVGCPDSDGDGVPDIKDNCPDLSGLVEYAGCPFLDTDGDGVKDADDMCPDKKGPPENNGCPYSDSDGDGVVDKEDRCPLTPGDPTNFGCPVIKAEEAAVLKTAFENLEFETAKAVIRSSSFASMDELAALLISKPTWKLKISGHTDNVGSDEYNMNLSKNRAQATAKYLQGKRVPPSQLLPEWFGETKPITDNDTPEGRQTNRRVEMQVVFD, translated from the coding sequence ATGAGAAATTTCTACAAACAAAAGTTATTGGTACTGGTTTTCCTGCTTGGCCCGGTTGGTTTTTCACTGGCCCAGGATTTCCTCCCTGCCCTTAGCGACAATTACATGGGCATTAACCAGGTGTTCCTGCAGCCTGCTGCAATTGCCGACAGCCGCTTCAAATTAGATATCAATGTTTTCGGTTTTAATAATGATATCTATAATGATATGATCCGGTTTAAATCTACAGGGGTCTTAAATCCATTCAGCATCCTGACAGATAATAACTGGTGGGAAGACAACTCCTACATGACCAGTCCCAATGGCAAGGATAAAACAGCCTTCGTGTCTCAATCCGTCCTGGGGCCGGGTTTTTTGATTTCCATAGGCCAGAAGCAAGCTTTTGGTTTTACTTCACGTCTCCGCAATATTGTCAATGCGGATGATCTCAGCGAACCCTTGTCCCGTTCCATCTACGAGGATTTTACAGATCCGCTTTACTGGGATAAATGGTACCATGATGAGAATCTGCGCGTCTCTCATCATATGTTCGTCGATTATGGTTTGTCTTATGCTACTGAACTCGTGAATACGGGCGCCAACTTCCTCAAGGCCGGGGTCACGGTTAAGCTGCTCCAGGGTCTGGGGGCCGCCTATGTGCAGAGTGAAGATTTTTACTACTATTTCCATAAACAGGATGAAACTGGAAATGATGCTGATTATATGTCATGGAATTCGCCCTATGCTAATTCGGGCGTGTCTGGTAACTGGGGAGGCTATGACGATAACGGAAAATATAAGTTCTACCTGGATTATAAATTTGCTGCCAAGCCGTCCGTCGGCCTTGACCTCGGGGTAGTCTATGAATTACGCCCGAAATACAAGGATTACCGTTATAATATGGATGGTCAGACGGACCTGGAAATGAAAAACAAAAATAAATATTTGCTGAAAATAGGTGTATCGGTTTTGGATATTGGCAGGCTCAGATATGAAAAAGAGTACAAAAGTACCGATTTCACTGCAGCTTTTTCTCCAAATTACATAAATAATGATACTCTAAATACCCATTGGATGAATATTGAGGAAGTTCATTTCGGTTTTCCACCTTATGTGAACTTTGCCGATACGGTAAACGAAAGGATAAATAACGAACAGGGAATGGAAAAAGGAAGCAAGAATGAAGATATATTCACTGTAAAGCTGCCCACTGCATTAAGTTTGCAGGTCGATGTGAAAATCGTAAGCGGATTATATGTTAACCTGACTACTTTCACCGGGTTAAACCAGGGCTATTCCAAAGTCAACAATTCCCATTACATGTCGAATTACAGCATTACTCCCCGTTTCGAATCTAAGTGGTTCACCGTATCGGTGCCTCTTCAGTACAATCAGTTCCAGAAATTCAATGTGGGGCTGGGAGTCAGGGCTGCCTTCGTCTATTTCGGTATTAACAATATATTCTCCGGCTTGTTTAGTGATCCCTACGGATCAAGCATATACCTGGGTGTTAAAATACCCTTCTTCCAGGGTAAGCCGCCTGCCGACAGGGACAATGACGGGGTTTCCGATAAAAAAGACAAATGTCCGACTACCCCGGGCCTGTGGGAATTTTATGGTTGCCCAGACCGTGATGGCGACGGTGTGGCAGATAGTGAAGATGCCTGCCCGGATATTCCAGGCCTGAAGGAATTCCTGGGCTGCCCGGATACAGACGGGGATGGAGTATCTGATTTAGACGACAAGTGCCCGAATGTGCCCGGTCCCAAAATAACGAATGGATGTCCCGACAGGGATAACGATGGAGTAGTAGACGACCAGGATGAATGTCCGGATGCCGCTGGTCCGGTAGAGCTCGTTGGTTGTCCCGATAGCGATGGCGATGGTGTGCCGGATATTAAAGACAATTGCCCTGACCTTTCCGGCCTGGTTGAATACGCTGGCTGCCCATTCCTCGATACCGACGGTGATGGAGTGAAAGATGCCGATGACATGTGCCCGGATAAGAAAGGCCCGCCCGAAAATAACGGCTGCCCCTATTCAGATTCTGATGGTGACGGAGTGGTAGATAAAGAAGACCGCTGCCCACTGACACCAGGTGATCCGACTAATTTCGGCTGCCCAGTTATAAAGGCTGAAGAAGCAGCGGTTCTGAAAACTGCTTTTGAAAACCTCGAATTTGAAACCGCTAAAGCAGTGATCCGCTCCTCTTCCTTTGCTTCAATGGATGAGTTGGCTGCCCTGCTCATCAGCAAACCAACCTGGAAGCTGAAAATCTCAGGACATACTGATAATGTCGGAAGTGACGAATATAACATGAACCTGTCGAAAAACCGTGCCCAGGCTACCGCCAAATACCTCCAGGGTAAAAGGGTTCCACCTAGTCAGCTTCTCCCTGAATGGTTCGGTGAAACCAAGCCGATCACCGACAACGATACCCCTGAAGGCCGCCAGACGAACAGAAGGGTTGAAATGCAGGTGGTATTTGATTAA
- a CDS encoding TolC family protein has protein sequence MLKKILLITAWVSYFALASGQDGSVTLDYCLNQALANHPLFDQYDLLASSSGLKIKNFNRNYLPEMNINGDAHYQSDVTEIPIFSPAFIIEPLDKDQYKISLDVSELIYDGGLTKRNKDVEYIDNQINQQNIGIDLYRLKEKVIGVYFSIISLQENRELLNVNRQNLKSRLKEVESGVKNGMVLSSNAEILKAELLKIDQKEIEIEAGISSGYKVLSILTGDTIIIGTQLLWGNPSVEPYLPGHDRLEYNLFSLQQQKAESLKKLASSRLMPRLLAYGQAGYGKPGFNMLLNEFDDYYIIGAKLSWNFWNWNKTRNEKSILDLQKEILASSRESFDQNLAVDLERRMAEITKIETLLPKDEEISKIRAGIVQSYASRLQNGVITATEYITELNAETEARLNLKIHQIQLVRAKYEYLSTAGKL, from the coding sequence GATTACTGCCTAAACCAGGCCTTAGCAAATCATCCACTCTTCGATCAATATGACCTGCTGGCCTCTTCAAGCGGGTTAAAGATCAAAAACTTCAACCGGAATTATCTCCCTGAGATGAATATCAACGGTGATGCGCACTACCAGTCTGATGTAACGGAAATACCCATTTTTAGCCCTGCATTCATTATTGAGCCGCTCGATAAGGATCAGTACAAGATTTCACTTGATGTCAGCGAGCTGATCTATGATGGCGGGTTAACTAAAAGAAATAAAGACGTTGAATACATTGATAACCAGATCAATCAGCAAAATATTGGCATTGATCTTTACCGCCTCAAAGAAAAGGTCATCGGGGTTTATTTCAGTATTATCTCCTTACAGGAAAATCGTGAGCTGCTGAATGTCAACAGGCAAAACCTTAAATCCCGCTTAAAAGAAGTCGAGTCCGGTGTTAAAAACGGTATGGTACTTTCTTCCAATGCCGAAATTCTGAAGGCGGAGTTGCTGAAAATAGACCAAAAGGAAATCGAAATAGAAGCGGGAATTTCTTCAGGATACAAAGTGCTGTCAATCCTGACCGGCGATACGATAATCATTGGGACTCAGCTTCTTTGGGGAAATCCGTCTGTTGAACCTTACTTGCCGGGTCATGACAGGCTGGAATACAACCTTTTCAGCTTGCAGCAACAAAAAGCTGAATCCTTAAAAAAGCTGGCCTCCTCCAGGCTTATGCCCAGGCTGCTGGCTTACGGCCAGGCAGGTTATGGCAAGCCGGGCTTTAATATGCTCCTGAACGAATTTGATGATTATTATATTATCGGCGCTAAACTTAGCTGGAATTTCTGGAACTGGAATAAAACCCGCAATGAGAAATCAATTCTTGACCTGCAAAAGGAAATCCTGGCCAGCAGCCGTGAATCATTTGATCAAAACCTGGCAGTTGACCTCGAGAGAAGGATGGCCGAAATCACAAAGATCGAAACGCTTCTTCCGAAAGATGAAGAAATTTCCAAAATCAGGGCAGGAATTGTTCAGTCATACGCTTCCAGGCTTCAGAATGGCGTTATTACAGCAACCGAGTACATCACGGAACTCAATGCTGAAACAGAAGCCAGGCTTAATCTGAAAATCCACCAGATCCAACTGGTAAGGGCAAAATATGAATATCTCTCAACAGCCGGAAAACTGTAA
- a CDS encoding ABC transporter permease produces the protein MRTLTFIIRKEFIQLFRNKVMVRIIFILPLIQLIVLSYTATFEIKVIRLHVVDFDRSKTSRDLIGHFSGSPFYKIVEFSNSDKLGEQDILTGRAQQIISIPAGFEKELNTIGQAKVQIVTNAIDGAAGALMNAYTLSIIQDFNINLLVESSGLSTEEPIQATWSFWYNPELNYKNYMVPGILVLLVTIIGMFLSGMNLVREKEIGTIEQINVTPIRKYQFIIGKLLPYWMVALVELSFGLILARLIFAIPILGSVWLIFLVAAVYLLVTLGLSLLISTKTNTQQQAMFLSWFFLVIFILMSGLFTSVDSMPQWAKIIDLLNPIAYFVEVIRMIMLKGSGFLDISRNLLILGVYAILALTVAVWQYRKTT, from the coding sequence ATGCGAACTCTTACTTTTATCATACGAAAAGAATTTATTCAGCTGTTCCGCAACAAGGTCATGGTCAGGATCATCTTTATCCTTCCGCTGATCCAGCTGATTGTCCTGTCGTATACCGCTACTTTTGAGATCAAGGTAATCAGGTTGCATGTGGTCGATTTCGACCGGAGCAAAACTTCCCGCGACCTTATCGGCCATTTTTCAGGATCACCGTTTTATAAGATCGTGGAGTTTTCGAACTCTGACAAGCTGGGTGAGCAGGATATCCTGACCGGTCGCGCGCAGCAGATCATCTCAATCCCTGCAGGTTTTGAAAAAGAACTGAATACCATCGGGCAGGCGAAAGTCCAGATTGTCACCAATGCCATCGATGGCGCTGCCGGCGCACTGATGAATGCTTACACACTGTCTATCATCCAGGATTTCAATATCAACCTGCTGGTCGAATCCTCCGGCCTATCGACTGAGGAGCCGATCCAGGCTACATGGTCATTCTGGTATAATCCCGAACTGAATTACAAAAATTACATGGTTCCGGGGATTCTCGTTTTACTCGTAACAATCATCGGGATGTTTCTCTCTGGCATGAACCTGGTCAGGGAAAAAGAGATTGGCACCATTGAACAGATCAATGTCACACCTATCCGGAAATACCAGTTCATCATCGGCAAGCTCCTCCCCTATTGGATGGTGGCTTTGGTCGAACTCTCCTTTGGCCTGATACTGGCGCGGCTGATATTTGCCATTCCGATACTCGGCAGCGTCTGGCTCATCTTCCTTGTTGCGGCAGTTTATTTGCTGGTCACGCTCGGGCTGAGCTTATTGATATCAACAAAAACGAATACCCAGCAACAGGCCATGTTCCTGTCCTGGTTCTTCCTGGTCATTTTTATCCTGATGAGCGGATTGTTTACCTCTGTCGACAGCATGCCCCAATGGGCCAAAATCATCGACCTGTTAAATCCGATCGCCTATTTTGTCGAAGTTATCCGGATGATCATGCTTAAGGGATCAGGATTTTTGGATATTTCCCGTAATCTTCTTATCCTGGGGGTATATGCAATTCTCGCTCTCACCGTAGCAGTATGGCAATACCGTAAGACAACCTGA
- a CDS encoding ABC transporter permease, with product MRGFIIKEFYHIFRDVRTMIILFGMPVAQILLFGFALTNEIKNARIAVLDHSKDVVTTEIIAKITSSGYFILEENLVSEDQIEDKFRQGKIKQVIIFEDNFAENLEKDKKAGIHIIGDASDPNTASLLANYTRAIIKDYEANLILNQAAIPVLIIPEPKLLFNPELKSVFMFVPGIITVLLMLVCAMMTSISIAREKELGTMEVLLVSPLKPIQIILGKVTPYVVLSLINAVTILTLGYFVFGMPMRGNLALLLLEAILFIIMALSMGILISTISKNQQIALMISLAGLMLPTILLSGFIFPVENMPIVLQIISNLMPSKWFIIIIKAIMLKGVGLQYIWKETMIIILMTAVFIGLSVRNFKIRLA from the coding sequence ATGCGAGGCTTCATTATAAAAGAATTCTACCATATTTTCCGCGACGTCCGGACGATGATCATCCTGTTCGGGATGCCGGTGGCCCAGATACTATTGTTTGGCTTTGCGCTGACCAACGAGATCAAGAATGCCCGGATCGCGGTGCTGGATCATTCCAAAGATGTGGTAACTACCGAAATCATAGCAAAGATCACCTCTTCAGGATATTTCATACTCGAGGAAAACCTTGTCAGTGAAGATCAGATTGAAGACAAGTTCAGGCAGGGGAAAATCAAACAGGTTATCATTTTCGAGGATAATTTTGCTGAAAACCTTGAAAAAGACAAAAAAGCCGGGATCCACATTATCGGTGATGCTTCCGACCCGAATACGGCCAGCCTGCTGGCAAATTATACCCGTGCCATCATTAAGGATTACGAGGCAAATCTGATATTAAACCAGGCTGCCATCCCGGTTCTGATCATTCCCGAACCTAAACTGCTCTTTAATCCGGAACTAAAAAGCGTTTTCATGTTTGTCCCAGGCATTATCACGGTTTTGCTGATGCTGGTCTGTGCCATGATGACTTCAATCTCCATTGCCCGTGAAAAAGAACTGGGAACGATGGAAGTATTGCTCGTATCCCCCTTAAAACCGATCCAGATCATCCTTGGAAAAGTAACTCCCTACGTGGTCCTGTCACTCATCAACGCCGTCACCATTTTGACGCTCGGCTATTTTGTCTTTGGCATGCCGATGAGGGGAAACCTGGCCCTTTTATTGCTGGAAGCTATACTCTTCATTATTATGGCCCTCTCGATGGGGATATTAATTTCCACCATCAGTAAAAACCAGCAGATTGCCCTGATGATCTCCCTGGCCGGGCTGATGCTGCCGACTATCCTGCTTTCAGGATTCATTTTCCCGGTTGAAAATATGCCAATTGTATTGCAGATCATCAGTAACCTGATGCCATCGAAATGGTTCATCATCATCATTAAAGCCATCATGCTTAAAGGGGTCGGCCTGCAATATATCTGGAAGGAAACCATGATCATTATCCTGATGACGGCAGTTTTCATCGGATTAAGTGTCAGAAATTTTAAGATCAGACTAGCATAA
- a CDS encoding ABC transporter ATP-binding protein: MTISDHHIIEVENLVKKFGSFVANDHLNFFVRKGEIFGFLGANGAGKTTAIKILCGLWKPTSGKIKVAGYDVYKETEKIKRNIGYMSQKFSLYDDMTIGENFTFFGGIYGLSNNKIRERMTYFLKKLGIEDYKDRVIQSLPLGWKQKLAFSIAVMHEPAIVFLDEPTSGVDPVTRRQFWDMIYEAAHEGITVFLTTHYMDEAEYCERVSIMVDGRIEALDTPAALKEQYQADSMEDVFVKIARGSAQLTVDS, from the coding sequence ATGACTATTTCTGACCATCATATAATTGAAGTAGAGAATCTGGTAAAGAAATTCGGCTCATTCGTGGCGAATGACCATTTGAATTTCTTTGTCAGGAAGGGGGAGATTTTCGGCTTCCTGGGTGCCAATGGCGCAGGGAAAACCACGGCAATAAAGATCCTGTGCGGTTTGTGGAAACCAACATCCGGAAAAATAAAGGTTGCTGGTTATGATGTTTATAAGGAAACGGAAAAGATTAAAAGAAACATTGGTTATATGAGCCAGAAATTTTCTCTTTATGACGATATGACCATTGGCGAGAATTTTACTTTCTTCGGCGGGATATATGGCCTAAGCAATAATAAGATCCGTGAAAGGATGACCTATTTTTTGAAGAAACTGGGGATTGAAGATTACAAAGACCGGGTGATCCAATCCCTTCCACTGGGATGGAAACAAAAGCTTGCTTTCTCTATTGCCGTTATGCATGAGCCGGCTATCGTATTCCTCGATGAACCGACAAGTGGTGTTGATCCCGTCACACGCCGCCAGTTCTGGGATATGATTTACGAAGCGGCCCATGAGGGGATTACTGTATTCCTGACCACGCATTATATGGATGAGGCTGAATACTGCGAAAGGGTCTCCATCATGGTCGACGGGCGGATCGAAGCGCTGGATACACCGGCAGCGTTGAAGGAGCAGTATCAGGCTGATTCTATGGAGGATGTTTTTGTGAAGATTGCTAGAGGATCTGCACAGTTGACAGTTGACAGTTGA
- a CDS encoding ABC transporter ATP-binding protein, with translation MEHAVNISGIVKKYNEVTALDHISLTVEKGEIFGFIGPDGAGKTTLFRILTTLLIPDEGEAFVEGFHTVKDYKKIRQIVGYMPGRFSLYQDLSVEENLNFFASIFKTSVKENYHLIKDIYQQIEPFKTRPAGKLSGGMKQKLALSCALIHKPVILFLDEPTTGVDAVSRKEFWDMLGKLKEEGITILVSTPYMDEASRCDRVALIQEGRILSVNTPVGIVKSYENPLLAVKSENMYQLLFDVLEYPGTIRAYRSGEFIHAAVKKDAWQEESIRGFFTAKGHEQLVVKVITPSVEDSFMALMKISPTPGPT, from the coding sequence ATGGAACACGCAGTCAACATATCCGGGATCGTTAAAAAATACAATGAGGTAACTGCACTTGACCATATTTCGCTTACTGTGGAAAAGGGTGAGATCTTCGGCTTTATCGGCCCTGACGGAGCCGGAAAGACGACCCTTTTCCGGATTCTGACCACTTTGCTGATTCCGGATGAGGGAGAAGCTTTCGTAGAAGGGTTCCATACCGTGAAAGACTATAAGAAAATCAGGCAGATTGTCGGGTATATGCCCGGCCGGTTCTCCCTTTACCAGGACCTGAGCGTGGAAGAAAACCTGAATTTCTTTGCCAGTATTTTTAAAACCTCCGTCAAAGAAAACTATCATCTGATCAAGGATATTTACCAGCAGATCGAGCCTTTTAAAACTAGGCCGGCAGGGAAGCTTTCCGGCGGGATGAAACAGAAACTGGCCCTGTCATGTGCTTTGATTCATAAGCCGGTCATCTTATTTCTCGATGAGCCCACCACCGGTGTTGATGCCGTTTCGAGGAAAGAATTCTGGGATATGCTGGGTAAACTAAAAGAGGAAGGCATTACGATCCTGGTTTCTACTCCTTACATGGACGAGGCGAGCCGTTGCGACCGCGTTGCACTCATACAGGAGGGGAGAATATTAAGTGTGAATACACCGGTAGGAATAGTAAAATCCTACGAAAATCCGCTACTGGCAGTTAAATCAGAGAACATGTACCAACTATTGTTTGATGTCCTTGAATATCCAGGTACGATCCGGGCATACCGGTCAGGGGAATTCATACATGCTGCCGTAAAGAAAGATGCATGGCAGGAAGAAAGTATCAGAGGTTTTTTTACCGCTAAAGGGCATGAACAATTAGTTGTCAAGGTTATAACACCATCTGTGGAAGATAGTTTTATGGCACTGATGAAAATTTCCCCCACCCCGGGGCCAACCTAA
- a CDS encoding HlyD family efflux transporter periplasmic adaptor subunit — protein sequence MKNTFYLILLLILSLACSRTERSDAYGNFEAIEVIVSSQANGQILSLNIEEGMDVTLGDTIGLIDTIDLSLKKRQLISQEEVLLARLRNFDSQVRVQEQQRKNILVDKERVANLLKDGAATQKQMDDITGSLDLLEQQILATEVQKEAVRAEMATLETQVRQVEETLGKCYLVSPLSGTVLVKFAEAGEITGMGKPICKMANLDELELKVYIGGDQLPYLKLGQAVEVLIDKNKKDFSALPGTVSWISSKAEFTPKTIQTKKERVNLVYAAKVRVPNDGTLKIGMPGEINFMKAK from the coding sequence ATGAAAAATACATTTTACCTGATCTTATTGTTAATTCTTTCATTGGCCTGTTCGCGCACCGAAAGGTCAGATGCGTATGGAAATTTTGAAGCCATCGAGGTCATTGTCTCCTCGCAGGCCAACGGCCAGATCCTCAGCCTGAACATAGAAGAAGGCATGGATGTCACGTTGGGCGATACCATCGGGCTGATCGATACGATAGATCTGTCGCTTAAAAAGCGACAGCTTATCAGCCAGGAAGAGGTTCTCCTCGCAAGGTTGAGAAATTTCGATTCCCAGGTCCGTGTACAGGAACAACAACGAAAGAATATCCTGGTCGATAAGGAAAGAGTGGCTAATTTACTTAAAGACGGCGCGGCTACGCAAAAACAAATGGATGACATAACAGGCAGCCTTGACCTTTTGGAACAGCAGATACTTGCCACAGAAGTACAAAAGGAGGCTGTCAGGGCTGAAATGGCAACCCTGGAAACCCAGGTCAGGCAAGTGGAAGAGACCCTGGGCAAATGTTACCTGGTCAGCCCCCTTTCAGGCACAGTGCTGGTGAAGTTTGCCGAAGCCGGTGAAATAACCGGAATGGGCAAACCTATCTGCAAAATGGCCAACCTGGATGAGTTGGAGCTGAAAGTATATATCGGCGGTGACCAGCTTCCCTATCTCAAATTGGGCCAGGCGGTTGAAGTGCTCATCGACAAAAACAAAAAAGACTTTTCCGCATTGCCGGGAACCGTATCCTGGATCAGTTCCAAGGCCGAATTTACCCCAAAGACCATACAAACAAAAAAGGAAAGGGTGAACCTGGTATACGCGGCCAAAGTCAGGGTCCCGAACGATGGCACACTGAAGATCGGTATGCCGGGTGAGATCAACTTTATGAAGGCAAAATAA
- a CDS encoding flavodoxin has protein sequence MKKIALIYWPKKGNTETAAQKIYSRFEKDVIDIFTITEINTAEFAMYDAFIIGGSTTGADNWENAHKTRWNAFFDKLDKAELKGKTFALFGLGNQVLYPNNFVDGMAFLKELFEKHGAVLKGLWPIEGYDFQESESVENGKFYGLALDFDQQDELTNGRIEKWVAQIRKEFGI, from the coding sequence ATGAAGAAGATTGCTTTGATTTACTGGCCTAAAAAAGGCAACACCGAGACAGCCGCTCAAAAGATTTATTCGAGGTTTGAGAAAGATGTCATCGACATATTCACGATCACAGAGATCAACACGGCTGAATTTGCCATGTATGATGCTTTTATTATCGGTGGCTCGACGACAGGGGCTGACAATTGGGAAAACGCGCATAAAACGAGATGGAATGCTTTTTTTGACAAACTTGACAAGGCGGAGCTCAAAGGAAAAACTTTCGCGTTATTCGGCCTGGGAAACCAGGTGCTTTACCCGAATAACTTTGTCGATGGCATGGCTTTCCTCAAGGAATTATTTGAAAAGCACGGCGCTGTTCTGAAGGGATTGTGGCCCATTGAAGGCTATGACTTCCAGGAGTCCGAATCGGTTGAAAACGGCAAGTTCTACGGCCTGGCGCTTGATTTTGACCAGCAGGACGAACTTACTAACGGGCGTATCGAAAAATGGGTCGCCCAGATCCGTAAAGAATTCGGAATTTAA
- a CDS encoding transglycosylase SLT domain-containing protein, giving the protein MNQILSGDDIPRRFRISEIQQRGKLIAITDYSPTDYMAKSEVVSFNGKKISQYDDIIRNISKQYDLDWRLVASLIYQESQFHSDSRSWSGAFGLMQMMPSTATLFGIDSTASEFEQLEAGIKYLRILDRELPKEITNPEERIKFILASYNLGIAHVFDARRLAGKNGKDPNVWTENVDYYVLNKSNPLFYRDSVVRYGYANGEEAYNFVLEVLDRFEHYKNTIAD; this is encoded by the coding sequence ATGAACCAGATCCTGTCCGGTGATGACATACCCCGGCGTTTCAGGATCAGTGAAATACAGCAAAGAGGCAAGCTAATTGCGATAACTGATTACAGTCCAACGGATTATATGGCCAAAAGCGAGGTTGTCTCCTTCAACGGGAAGAAAATCTCGCAGTACGATGATATCATTCGAAATATTTCCAAACAGTATGACCTTGACTGGCGGCTTGTTGCGTCGCTCATTTACCAGGAATCACAGTTCCATTCTGATAGCAGGTCCTGGTCCGGGGCTTTCGGTCTGATGCAGATGATGCCCTCCACCGCAACCTTGTTCGGTATCGACAGCACCGCTTCTGAATTTGAACAGCTTGAGGCTGGTATCAAATATCTTAGAATCCTCGACCGGGAACTTCCCAAAGAGATCACCAATCCTGAAGAGCGGATAAAATTTATCCTGGCTTCCTATAATTTAGGTATAGCCCATGTTTTTGATGCCCGCAGGCTCGCCGGAAAGAATGGCAAAGATCCTAATGTCTGGACAGAAAATGTTGATTATTATGTCCTGAATAAATCAAACCCGCTTTTTTATCGCGATTCGGTCGTGCGCTACGGGTATGCGAATGGTGAAGAGGCTTATAATTTCGTTTTGGAAGTGCTCGACCGCTTTGAGCATTATAAGAATACTATCGCCGATTAA
- a CDS encoding DUF2147 domain-containing protein: MTKKLMKLTVLIALILAVVPALSQKYPADLILGKWLNEDKDAYVEIYKEAGKYFGKLVWLKEPNDEVTGKPKIDDDNPDVNLQNRPVLGLVILHDFIFDGDEEWEDGTIYDPKNGKTYDCYMEIDEEGTLKIRGYIGISWIGRTTYWTWVK; this comes from the coding sequence ATGACAAAAAAGCTTATGAAATTAACTGTATTAATTGCGTTGATATTAGCCGTAGTCCCAGCCTTATCACAGAAATACCCTGCCGATCTTATCCTCGGGAAATGGCTCAATGAGGATAAAGATGCGTATGTCGAGATTTATAAGGAGGCAGGCAAATATTTCGGGAAACTTGTCTGGTTGAAAGAACCGAATGATGAAGTGACCGGAAAACCCAAGATAGACGATGATAATCCCGATGTAAACCTGCAGAACAGGCCTGTGCTGGGACTGGTGATCCTGCATGATTTCATCTTCGATGGTGATGAAGAATGGGAAGACGGAACGATCTATGACCCGAAAAACGGCAAAACCTACGACTGTTATATGGAAATTGATGAAGAGGGGACTTTGAAGATACGGGGATATATCGGGATTTCATGGATCGGCAGAACCACATATTGGACATGGGTGAAATAA